GGTCATCTGGGGCGCGTCGGCCAACGACGCCGGCTGGTGGGACAATTCGCACATCGGATGGCTCGGCTGGCGACCGAAGGACAATGCCGAGGTTTTCCGCGACAAGGTTGCCGCCAATAGCCCGAAACCGCAGCCGAGCGACGCGCTCGTGCGCTATCAGGGCGGCGCTTTCGTCGATGACCCGATCTTCGAGGAATAGGCCTCAAGCCTTGGCAGTGGATTGCGCCGAGGATCGGCAATGGCGTATCCAGAAACGCAAACCAAGTTCGAGAAACGGCCACGCCCATGAGCAACGTCACCGCCCCCGACAACACAACGCCACAAGGCAGGACGCTGGTGGCCAAAATGACGGATGCCCTCAGCGGCCAGATCAGCAGCGGGCACTACAAGCCGGGCGATCGCCTGCCTTCGGAGGCGCAGCTTACCCAGGAGTTCGGCGTGAGCCGCACGGTCGTGCGCGAAGCAATCGCGGCACTGCGCTCCGGCGGGCTGGTCGAAGCGAGGCACGGCATCGGGGTCTTCGTGCTGGAACCGGCTCCGACGGCGGCAATGCCGTTCCACGGCATCGATCTGGCGCGCGTCTCCTCGCTGATAGAAATGCTGGAGCTCAGAACTGCAGTCGAAGGTGACGCGGCCGCACTGGCGGCCCTTCGTCGCTCGCCGGCGCAGGAAGAAAAGATCGTCGAGGCGTTCGACAGCTTCTGCGCGAGCGCCGCCGAAGGACGCCCGACTGCGGAGGCCGATTTCAACTTCCATCTCGCGATCGCCCAGGCGACCAACAACCCGCGCTTCGGCCAATTCCTGCAGATGCTGGGCACGGCGCTCATTCCCCGCCGGGCAGTATCGGAGAGCGGCGAAGAAACCGTGCTGGCGTCAGAGGAGTTGTCGCGACTGATCGCTGAGCACGAGGCCATTCTCGTCGCGATCCAGGACGGCGACGAGGAGCAGGCGCGCAGCGCCATGCGCCAGCATCTCAAGAACAGCCAGGTTCGTTATCGTTCGATGTTGCGCGCGGCGCGCTGAGCAACAGGCGGCCAGCGCCCTCAGGCGCTGCCGAGGCGGCGTATGTTGCTCGCAAGTTCGGCAGCCAGGCGAAGAGCGGCCGCGGTCGCCCCGGCCATCTGCGGCATGATCAGCCATTCGAGCGTCCACGCCGCCCCGGAGCGTTCCTGCTCGTGGACCAGCGCATGATGCATACCGGAGAGCTGGGTCGCATTGAACCGCGCCAATGACACCAGAACCTCGGCCGCGACCGGGTTCTGCTTGTGGGCCATTGCCGAGGAAGCACCGCCACCGGCGAGCTCGATTTCATCGCCCTGCTGCGCCATCAACGCGATATCCTGGCCGAACTTGCCGAGGCTGCCGGTCACCAGCGAAAGCGCATTGGCAAAGTCCGCCACCTCGGAACGCTGGCTATGCCATTGCGGAAAATCGGCGAGCCCCAGTTCTTCTGCAAGCGTCGCACGCACGTCGTCGGCCCGGCCCTCAAGTTTATCGAGCGTCCCGGCAGCGCCTCCGAACTGGACGGCGAAGAGATCGCGGTCCATCGCCTCAAGACGGTCCTTATGGTCGAGCAGCGGCTCGATCCAGCTGCGCAGCCGGTCCGATACCGTGATCGGGATTGCCGCCTGCATCCGGGTCCGCCCCATCAGCGAATGATCGCCCCATTCGCTGTCGCATTCTTCGAGCACCGAGACGACATTGCCGAGGCGGACGGCGAAAAGCTCGGCAACCGCCTTCATCCGCAACATCAGGCTGGTGTCGATGACGTCCTGGCTGGTCGCGCCATAGTGCACATATTCGGCAACCTCACGACCGACGGCAGCGCGCAATTGCCGGACGAGTTCCGGCACGACCACCCCATCCACACCCATGGCGCGCTTGAGCGCGATCACATCGGGCGAGAAAGCACGGCAAGCCTCGGTAATTCGGTCGGCCGCGCTCGCCGGGATGATCCCGTGCACGGCTTCCGCCCGTGCCAGCGCCGCCTCGAAGGCGAGCATCGCGTGGATGTCGGCGGAGGCCGAAAACTCGGCGGCAACCGCCTCATCACCCAGAAGCCCCGAGAGATAAGGATGGTCGAAGGCGGAATAGGTCATGGTTTCCCCGTTTCTGCTTGCCGAACGAAATGCCACCTGCTGCATGAGGGCATCCAAGCCCCCATGTCCAGGCGTGACATTCCTGTTCAGATGTCGAGGAAGACCGTTTCCTTCTCACCCTGCAGGTGAATGTCAAAAACATAATTAGGCGCCGCTCCGGTTGCGACAAGCGTCGCAACGCGATGG
The nucleotide sequence above comes from Ensifer adhaerens. Encoded proteins:
- a CDS encoding FadR/GntR family transcriptional regulator: MSNVTAPDNTTPQGRTLVAKMTDALSGQISSGHYKPGDRLPSEAQLTQEFGVSRTVVREAIAALRSGGLVEARHGIGVFVLEPAPTAAMPFHGIDLARVSSLIEMLELRTAVEGDAAALAALRRSPAQEEKIVEAFDSFCASAAEGRPTAEADFNFHLAIAQATNNPRFGQFLQMLGTALIPRRAVSESGEETVLASEELSRLIAEHEAILVAIQDGDEEQARSAMRQHLKNSQVRYRSMLRAAR
- a CDS encoding 3-carboxy-cis,cis-muconate cycloisomerase — its product is MTYSAFDHPYLSGLLGDEAVAAEFSASADIHAMLAFEAALARAEAVHGIIPASAADRITEACRAFSPDVIALKRAMGVDGVVVPELVRQLRAAVGREVAEYVHYGATSQDVIDTSLMLRMKAVAELFAVRLGNVVSVLEECDSEWGDHSLMGRTRMQAAIPITVSDRLRSWIEPLLDHKDRLEAMDRDLFAVQFGGAAGTLDKLEGRADDVRATLAEELGLADFPQWHSQRSEVADFANALSLVTGSLGKFGQDIALMAQQGDEIELAGGGASSAMAHKQNPVAAEVLVSLARFNATQLSGMHHALVHEQERSGAAWTLEWLIMPQMAGATAAALRLAAELASNIRRLGSA